In Edaphobacter paludis, a single window of DNA contains:
- a CDS encoding TIGR00266 family protein has translation MQNRILGTTMPVLEFSLGPNDAIISEAGELSWMSASIQMTTHTQHAGGGGIFGAIRRVAGGGSLFMTEYRAIGATGEIAFATRVPGHILPVDVAAGHEYMIHRHGFLCATPEIELGVGFQQSLGAGIFGGDGFLLQKVSGQGTAWLELSGEVILKDLAAGETLRVHPGHVGAFQSCVSFQIQRVPGIKNMIFGGDGVFLAALTGPGKVWLQTLPISKLAHQIMEYMPTQRTEQAEGGVVGGIVGSILGGMSNR, from the coding sequence ATGCAAAACCGCATCCTCGGCACCACCATGCCCGTCCTCGAATTTTCTCTCGGCCCCAACGACGCCATCATCTCCGAGGCCGGGGAGCTTTCCTGGATGTCCGCCTCGATCCAGATGACCACCCACACCCAACATGCCGGCGGCGGCGGAATCTTTGGAGCGATACGTCGGGTCGCCGGCGGTGGCTCGCTCTTCATGACCGAGTACCGCGCCATTGGGGCAACCGGCGAGATCGCCTTCGCCACTCGCGTTCCCGGTCACATCCTTCCCGTCGACGTTGCCGCGGGCCACGAGTATATGATCCACCGCCACGGTTTTCTCTGCGCCACGCCGGAGATTGAACTGGGCGTGGGCTTTCAGCAATCTCTCGGAGCAGGTATCTTCGGCGGCGACGGCTTCCTTCTGCAAAAGGTGAGCGGGCAGGGTACGGCGTGGCTCGAACTTTCGGGCGAAGTCATTCTCAAAGATCTTGCCGCGGGTGAAACCCTGCGCGTTCATCCCGGCCACGTCGGGGCCTTCCAGTCCTGCGTCAGTTTTCAGATCCAACGCGTTCCCGGAATCAAGAACATGATCTTCGGCGGCGACGGTGTCTTCCTCGCCGCGCTTACCGGCCCGGGCAAGGTATGGTTGCAGACGCTGCCCATTTCGAAACTCGCTCACCAGATTATGGAATACATGCCTACACAGCGCACCGAACAGGCTGAAGGCGGCGTAGTCGGCGGCAT
- a CDS encoding response regulator transcription factor, giving the protein MRVLLIEDERRLAENVATALRDGPGFAVDCAEDGLTGLDLAGNQCYDLIVLDLMLPKLDGLGLLRKIRSKGDRTSVLILTARGEATSIVELLNAGADDYLSKPFDLGELIARAKALIRRGKGVADPVLRLSDLELNTVEQTVHRSGRPIDLSPMEYRILEYLIHRPRVIVSKRELLEHLYDYNWEHHSNVIEAHVSNLRRKLDATTQQPSIETLRGRGYRMMVGKQESQ; this is encoded by the coding sequence ATGCGGGTATTGCTGATAGAAGACGAGCGGCGGCTGGCGGAGAATGTGGCCACCGCGCTGCGCGACGGGCCGGGATTCGCGGTGGACTGCGCGGAGGATGGCTTAACCGGTCTCGATCTTGCGGGCAACCAGTGCTATGACCTGATTGTGCTCGACCTGATGCTGCCGAAGCTGGATGGCCTTGGCCTGCTCCGCAAAATACGGTCGAAGGGCGATCGCACATCGGTGCTGATTCTGACGGCAAGAGGCGAAGCGACCTCGATTGTCGAGCTGCTGAATGCGGGCGCGGACGACTATCTAAGCAAGCCCTTCGACCTGGGCGAGTTGATAGCACGGGCAAAGGCCTTGATTCGACGTGGCAAGGGCGTCGCCGATCCCGTGCTACGGCTCTCCGATCTGGAGCTGAACACCGTGGAACAGACGGTGCATCGTTCCGGCAGACCCATCGATCTTTCGCCCATGGAGTACCGCATTCTCGAGTACCTTATTCATCGCCCCCGAGTGATCGTCTCCAAGCGGGAACTGCTCGAGCATTTGTACGACTACAACTGGGAGCACCACTCCAACGTGATTGAGGCTCATGTATCGAACCTGCGCAGAAAACTCGACGCTACGACTCAGCAGCCGAGCATCGAGACGCTCCGCGGGCGCGGCTACCGGATGATGGTGGGCAAGCAGGAGAGCCAATGA
- a CDS encoding efflux RND transporter permease subunit, whose amino-acid sequence MTAPEKQTSAAESFWLSRAAKPIFFFLIVLTFAGVYAAFQVPISVFPMTNFPRVVIGIDNGVMPVEQMQVTITKPIEDAINSVPGLLTVRSTTSRGSAEISLFFDWNVDMYRTLQLTDAALAKVQQALPPTARITTNRLTFATFPILGYALTAENRGKDTVSQTRLWEIATYDLKPPLNRVLGVSTVVVQGGQVPEFQITPNLARLQTAGVTLLDLVNAVQASNIIDSPGLYEADHKLILGLVGAQAHDASELGNLVVKTTTGGAPVRVSDVATVEPSTMPVYTMVTADGKPSVLLNIARQPDSNTVSVANAIAAKIDSLKSVLPPGVKLEPFYDQSELVRESIASVRDAILIGLFLACVVLFLFLRDWTSSLIAGLVIPVTVAVTILFLWIIGQSFNLMTLGGLAAAIGLVIDDAIVVVEGIVVHRDSGETRITAVRKALHELSTPLVFSTLTPVVVFLPLISVTGVTGSFFRALAVTMTAALLTSLALALSWTPALSLTILRKSKKTVADPAPDSATVLADPPSEHTSPLESHEENGPLMRRILHAHERSLSWALSRPLALAGICVLLVVGAYFGYNALGSDLLPAMDEGAFVLDYLMPAGSSLVETNKVLLQVEQILHNTPEVEITSRRTGMQMGLAPVTEANTGDFTVRLKSKRSRSIDEIMADVRQQIKTSVPQLDVEFTQVLQDMIGDLSNSPEPIQIKLFSSDTTLLNQLAPRVADAIGKIPGVVDIQNGVDNTISGPATNFQIDPVVAGRLGFTPTEVAEDATSILDGLPTTNPIILNGRPYTIRVRLPDANRASLDAIENTVFNSSTGHTATLGSMAKVEALPPQNEILRENLQRLVTVSGRLEGSNLGGAMVQVKQAVANLNIPASVRVEYGGTYQEQQKSFHDLARVLILALALVFGVLLAEFRNFSAPIAILTSSILSITGVVVALLITGTIFNVASFMGLIMVIGIVAKNGILLLDADEKARATGINARDAMLHAAQRRLRPIIMTAIAAICGMLPLAFALGAGSQMLQPLAIAVIGGLLLSVLLSLIVTPVIYYILTSKRHDQTTAQA is encoded by the coding sequence ATGACTGCGCCCGAAAAGCAAACTTCGGCCGCCGAATCTTTCTGGCTCTCGCGCGCCGCCAAGCCAATCTTCTTCTTCCTCATCGTCCTGACCTTCGCCGGGGTTTACGCCGCGTTTCAGGTGCCGATCTCCGTCTTCCCGATGACCAACTTTCCCCGTGTGGTCATCGGCATCGACAACGGCGTCATGCCAGTCGAGCAGATGCAGGTCACCATCACCAAGCCGATTGAGGATGCCATCAACAGCGTCCCCGGCCTGCTCACGGTACGCAGCACAACCAGCCGCGGGTCAGCCGAGATCAGTCTCTTCTTCGACTGGAACGTCGATATGTACCGCACACTCCAGCTCACCGATGCGGCGCTCGCCAAGGTGCAGCAGGCGTTGCCCCCCACAGCACGCATCACGACCAACCGCCTCACCTTCGCCACCTTCCCCATCCTTGGCTACGCGCTCACCGCCGAAAACCGTGGCAAAGACACCGTCTCGCAGACGCGTCTCTGGGAGATCGCAACCTACGATCTGAAGCCACCCTTGAACCGCGTCCTCGGCGTCAGCACGGTCGTCGTTCAGGGCGGACAGGTCCCCGAGTTCCAGATCACTCCCAATCTCGCCCGCCTCCAGACCGCCGGCGTCACGCTTCTCGACCTCGTCAATGCCGTCCAGGCTTCCAACATCATCGATTCGCCCGGCCTGTACGAAGCCGACCACAAACTCATTCTCGGGCTCGTCGGGGCGCAGGCACACGACGCCTCCGAACTAGGCAACCTCGTCGTCAAAACCACCACCGGGGGCGCCCCCGTCCGCGTCTCCGATGTCGCCACCGTCGAGCCGTCAACCATGCCCGTCTACACGATGGTCACGGCGGATGGTAAGCCCTCCGTTCTCCTCAACATCGCGCGCCAACCGGACAGCAACACTGTCTCCGTAGCCAATGCCATCGCCGCAAAGATCGATTCGCTCAAGTCGGTCCTTCCGCCCGGCGTCAAACTGGAACCCTTCTACGACCAATCCGAACTCGTTCGCGAAAGCATCGCCAGCGTCCGCGACGCCATCCTCATCGGTCTCTTTCTCGCCTGCGTCGTCCTCTTCCTCTTCCTTCGCGACTGGACCTCCTCACTCATCGCTGGTCTCGTCATTCCTGTCACCGTCGCAGTCACAATCCTTTTTCTCTGGATCATCGGACAAAGCTTCAACCTGATGACCCTCGGCGGCCTCGCCGCAGCCATCGGCCTTGTCATCGATGACGCCATCGTTGTTGTCGAGGGCATCGTCGTCCATCGCGACTCCGGCGAAACGCGCATCACCGCCGTCCGAAAAGCCCTGCACGAACTCTCCACCCCGCTCGTCTTCTCCACGCTCACTCCGGTCGTCGTCTTCCTCCCGCTCATCTCAGTCACAGGAGTTACAGGCAGCTTCTTCCGCGCGCTTGCCGTCACCATGACGGCGGCCCTGCTCACCTCGCTCGCGCTCGCGCTCAGTTGGACACCTGCCCTCTCGCTCACCATTCTTCGCAAATCTAAAAAGACCGTCGCCGACCCAGCTCCGGATTCCGCAACAGTACTTGCCGATCCGCCCTCCGAGCACACATCGCCACTCGAGAGCCACGAAGAGAACGGCCCCCTCATGCGCCGCATCCTCCACGCTCACGAGCGGTCCCTCTCCTGGGCATTGTCTCGTCCGCTCGCCCTCGCCGGTATCTGCGTCCTGCTTGTTGTCGGTGCATACTTTGGCTACAACGCTCTCGGCTCCGACCTCCTCCCCGCAATGGATGAAGGCGCCTTCGTCCTTGACTACCTCATGCCCGCCGGCAGTTCCCTTGTGGAGACCAACAAGGTTCTCCTTCAGGTCGAGCAGATACTGCACAACACGCCCGAAGTCGAAATCACATCCCGCCGCACCGGCATGCAGATGGGATTGGCTCCCGTTACCGAAGCCAATACAGGAGACTTCACCGTCCGTCTGAAATCAAAGCGCTCGCGCAGCATCGACGAAATCATGGCCGACGTCCGCCAGCAGATCAAAACCAGCGTGCCTCAGCTAGACGTCGAGTTCACGCAGGTCCTTCAGGACATGATCGGCGATCTCTCCAACTCACCCGAGCCGATACAGATTAAACTCTTTTCCTCCGACACAACGCTTCTCAACCAACTCGCCCCCCGTGTGGCCGACGCCATAGGCAAGATCCCAGGCGTTGTCGATATCCAAAATGGTGTCGACAACACCATCAGCGGTCCAGCCACTAACTTTCAAATCGATCCCGTCGTCGCCGGACGTCTCGGCTTCACGCCCACCGAAGTCGCCGAAGACGCCACCTCCATCCTCGATGGTCTGCCCACCACGAATCCGATCATTCTCAATGGCCGCCCCTACACCATCCGCGTCCGGCTTCCCGACGCCAACCGCGCCTCGCTCGATGCCATCGAGAACACGGTCTTCAACAGCAGCACCGGCCACACCGCAACCCTCGGCTCAATGGCGAAGGTCGAAGCCCTCCCCCCTCAGAACGAAATCCTCAGAGAGAACCTGCAGCGGCTCGTCACCGTCAGCGGACGCCTTGAAGGCTCCAACCTCGGCGGCGCGATGGTGCAGGTCAAACAAGCCGTCGCCAACCTCAATATCCCAGCCAGCGTCCGCGTCGAGTACGGAGGCACCTATCAGGAGCAGCAGAAGTCCTTCCACGATCTCGCTCGCGTCCTCATCCTCGCGCTCGCCCTTGTCTTCGGTGTTCTCCTCGCAGAATTCCGCAACTTCTCTGCCCCCATCGCCATCCTCACCAGCTCTATCCTCTCGATCACCGGTGTCGTCGTCGCCCTGCTCATCACCGGCACCATCTTCAACGTTGCCAGCTTCATGGGGCTCATCATGGTCATCGGAATCGTGGCCAAGAACGGCATCCTGCTTCTCGATGCCGACGAGAAGGCGCGCGCCACTGGCATCAATGCGCGCGACGCCATGCTCCACGCCGCCCAGCGACGGCTTCGTCCCATCATCATGACCGCCATCGCCGCAATCTGCGGTATGCTGCCGCTGGCCTTCGCCCTCGGTGCAGGCTCACAGATGCTCCAGCCGCTGGCCATCGCCGTCATCGGCGGCCTTTTACTGTCGGTCCTTCTAAGCCTGATCGTCACCCCGGTGATCTACTACATCCTCACCAGCAAGCGCCACGATCAAACAACCGCCCAGGCTTAG
- a CDS encoding HAMP domain-containing sensor histidine kinase yields MSPYSLTRRLVIAVLLVELLSAVALTGLALVYERHTQFHAFDIMLRGRAYSLLGAVQDAEDTADNLMLDGTEHSLPVKDIYEVRDASGRILGRSGNWNGPGDKTLKINNDGFFQIRIKGKHYRAIQVQGVRIVDPGDKGGGIPRHVTVVYGSETEHVWDVITDAVQFYAIASLLLLAISGVLMFWLLNRGLDPLRELAAAAAVVSVNSWEFAPSERARQIKELAPLTGALEIVLDGLRRSFMQQHQFVSDAAHELKTAVAVAKSSVQLLTMKHRTATEYEAGLERCQADCERMEEIVAKMLTLARVESQDESKTVSYTTNLNDCVGVVAEQLATVAQEKRLRISIVESEVAIVDVAAEQLQLLCSNLILNALQHSVEGAEVRVAVQAHSHSVELRVEDDGSGIDPQVLPHVFDRFYRSDPSRSRKTGGTGLGLAICKAIVSKARGSIDITSELGRGAIVTVRFPLEEN; encoded by the coding sequence ATGAGCCCGTATTCGCTGACGCGAAGGCTGGTGATCGCTGTGCTCCTGGTCGAGTTGCTGTCCGCGGTGGCGCTCACCGGGCTGGCCCTCGTCTACGAACGGCACACGCAGTTTCACGCCTTCGACATCATGCTGCGCGGACGCGCCTACTCACTGCTTGGCGCGGTACAGGATGCGGAAGATACCGCGGACAATCTGATGCTCGATGGGACAGAGCACAGCCTCCCGGTCAAAGATATCTACGAGGTCCGCGATGCAAGTGGGCGCATTCTGGGGCGCTCCGGCAACTGGAATGGACCTGGGGACAAGACTCTCAAAATTAACAACGACGGCTTCTTCCAAATCAGGATCAAGGGAAAGCACTACCGGGCCATTCAGGTGCAGGGTGTGCGCATCGTCGACCCCGGTGACAAGGGTGGAGGGATTCCAAGGCATGTCACGGTCGTTTATGGATCGGAAACTGAACATGTGTGGGACGTCATCACCGATGCGGTGCAGTTCTATGCGATCGCAAGCCTTTTGCTACTGGCCATCAGCGGTGTATTGATGTTCTGGCTGCTGAATCGTGGCCTTGATCCGCTCCGGGAACTGGCGGCGGCAGCGGCGGTCGTCTCGGTCAACTCGTGGGAGTTTGCCCCCTCCGAACGAGCACGGCAGATCAAAGAACTTGCGCCGCTGACCGGCGCGCTGGAGATTGTGCTCGATGGCTTGAGACGCTCATTCATGCAGCAACACCAGTTTGTAAGCGATGCCGCCCACGAGTTGAAGACGGCAGTTGCCGTGGCCAAGTCTTCGGTGCAACTGCTTACGATGAAACACCGGACAGCGACCGAATACGAGGCCGGTCTCGAACGATGCCAGGCGGATTGCGAGCGCATGGAAGAGATCGTCGCCAAGATGCTCACGCTGGCGCGTGTGGAAAGTCAGGACGAATCGAAGACGGTCTCCTATACAACGAATTTGAACGATTGCGTCGGAGTCGTTGCCGAGCAGCTTGCAACGGTGGCGCAGGAGAAGCGGCTGCGCATCTCGATCGTTGAAAGTGAAGTGGCGATCGTGGATGTAGCTGCCGAACAACTTCAATTGCTCTGCTCCAATCTGATTCTCAACGCCCTTCAACATAGCGTCGAAGGAGCAGAGGTGCGGGTGGCGGTGCAGGCCCACAGCCATAGCGTGGAGCTTCGCGTCGAGGATGACGGTAGCGGCATTGATCCGCAAGTCCTTCCCCACGTCTTCGACCGCTTCTATCGAAGCGATCCTTCGCGCAGCCGCAAGACAGGAGGGACCGGGTTGGGCCTCGCCATCTGCAAGGCCATCGTCAGCAAGGCGCGAGGAAGCATCGATATCACCAGCGAATTGGGACGGGGCGCCATCGTCACCGTCCGCTTCCCTCTGGAGGAAAATTGA
- a CDS encoding cytochrome C oxidase subunit II, translating into MTSASIQSGLHALSLATWRLPFDASAHGPALDHHLLLNLWIILGLAALAHLILLIGLAARRRPESKSWRIEYLPLAALAILFAFLTLRAERLWADSRYTGPEPTALQVQVVGQQFAWYFRYPGTDYTFGVTKPELVDAPSGNPLGIDPADGHGADDIVTSELVLPANRQIDLRINSLDVIHGFSVPVMRLKQNAVPGMTIHIHFTPKVPGTYAILCTQVCGLGHYRMNANLRVLPPDQFAAWLAAKEKAVQP; encoded by the coding sequence GTGACCTCTGCCTCCATTCAGTCCGGCCTGCACGCTCTTTCGCTGGCAACGTGGAGACTCCCATTCGACGCCAGCGCGCACGGTCCTGCCCTCGACCATCATCTCCTGCTGAACCTCTGGATCATCCTCGGCCTCGCCGCCCTCGCCCACCTAATCCTCCTCATCGGACTAGCCGCCCGCCGCCGCCCCGAATCTAAAAGCTGGCGAATCGAATATCTCCCATTGGCAGCCCTCGCCATCCTCTTCGCCTTCCTCACCCTCCGCGCCGAACGCCTCTGGGCCGACTCCCGCTACACCGGCCCCGAACCCACCGCGCTGCAAGTTCAGGTAGTCGGCCAGCAATTCGCCTGGTACTTCCGCTATCCCGGAACCGACTACACCTTCGGCGTCACGAAGCCCGAACTCGTAGACGCCCCATCCGGCAATCCACTCGGCATCGACCCAGCCGACGGTCACGGCGCGGACGACATCGTCACCTCCGAACTCGTCCTGCCCGCGAACCGCCAGATCGACCTCCGCATCAACTCGCTCGACGTCATTCACGGCTTCTCCGTCCCCGTGATGCGGCTCAAGCAAAACGCCGTTCCCGGCATGACCATCCACATCCACTTCACGCCAAAGGTCCCCGGAACCTACGCCATCCTCTGCACCCAGGTCTGCGGCCTCGGCCACTACCGCATGAACGCCAACCTGCGCGTCCTTCCGCCCGACCAGTTCGCCGCATGGCTCGCCGCGAAAGAAAAGGCGGTGCAGCCATGA
- a CDS encoding YncE family protein yields MEFGKLALTASFACALLAPSAASAQKPYSVQTRWTVGGDGGWDYLTADAGAHRLYVTHGTRVEVLDTNSGKVVGNIQGLQGIHGVALDNAGKYGYISDGRAGAVVVFDRASLKTLASIPVGTNPDGIVFEPVTKTVWAFNGRSSDVSVIDTATRKVVATIALPGKPEFPVADGKGTIFDNIETKNSIVRLDAKTKTLTATWPLTNCESPSGLAMDQAGRRLFTVCDGKTMNVVDANSGKVLATPAIGDGPDAAAYDPAHKLAFASNGDGTLTVVDASKNTFPVLQNVATQKGARTMSLDTATGRIYLVTAEFGPKPAATATNPRPRPAILPGSFTVLVVGR; encoded by the coding sequence TTGGAATTTGGAAAGCTCGCCCTCACCGCGTCTTTTGCCTGCGCGCTCCTGGCGCCGTCGGCCGCAAGCGCGCAGAAGCCTTACAGCGTTCAGACACGATGGACAGTCGGAGGCGACGGAGGCTGGGACTATCTGACCGCCGATGCCGGAGCGCATCGCCTCTACGTCACTCACGGAACCCGTGTCGAAGTTCTCGACACGAATTCGGGTAAAGTCGTTGGCAACATTCAGGGCCTGCAAGGCATTCATGGCGTCGCACTCGACAACGCCGGAAAGTACGGCTACATCAGCGACGGACGCGCAGGAGCGGTTGTGGTATTCGACCGCGCAAGTCTCAAGACGCTGGCTTCAATTCCGGTCGGCACGAATCCCGACGGAATTGTGTTTGAGCCGGTTACAAAAACAGTGTGGGCGTTCAATGGCCGCAGCAGCGATGTCTCCGTAATCGATACGGCGACGCGAAAGGTCGTTGCGACGATCGCGCTTCCTGGCAAGCCGGAGTTTCCAGTTGCAGACGGAAAAGGCACAATCTTCGACAATATTGAGACCAAAAACTCCATCGTGCGGCTGGATGCAAAGACGAAAACGCTGACCGCCACATGGCCGCTCACCAACTGCGAATCCCCTTCCGGGCTGGCGATGGACCAGGCCGGTCGACGGCTCTTCACTGTCTGCGATGGAAAAACGATGAACGTTGTCGATGCAAACTCAGGCAAGGTGCTCGCCACCCCGGCGATTGGTGATGGTCCGGATGCAGCAGCCTACGACCCAGCCCATAAGCTGGCATTTGCGTCGAATGGCGATGGCACGCTGACCGTGGTGGATGCGAGCAAAAATACCTTTCCCGTACTGCAGAATGTGGCCACCCAGAAGGGTGCGCGTACCATGTCTCTTGATACCGCCACCGGCCGCATCTATCTTGTGACTGCTGAATTCGGTCCCAAGCCTGCTGCCACGGCAACGAATCCTCGCCCACGGCCTGCCATCCTGCCAGGAAGCTTCACGGTACTTGTCGTCGGGCGTTAA
- a CDS encoding efflux RND transporter periplasmic adaptor subunit, translated as MKPSHPVRSALHAVASSAIVFFLPLGCTKPEAPPTPEVYVQAAHPSQGTISEQITADATLAPLAQAAISPKITAPVKKFYVQRGSHVKAGQLLVTLENSDLQAAALDNKGSYTAAQGAYATETRAQVPANLIKAQTDLAQAKANLDLNQSIVNGRSQLFAQGAIPGRDLDTAKAALVQAQAAYDIARQSLDAIQQVAGKAALESAQGQLTSAKGKYLGAEAQLSYTEIRSPINGVVTDRSLFAGETAPAGAAVVTVMDTSALLAKLHISQMQAQQLSLGAAATITIPGVTEPVPAKVSLISPALDPGSTTVEVWLRLENPKGRFKAGTPVHTTITGRTATNALLIPAEAVQTAQDGSSKSVMVIGPDSTAHHQAVALGIQTPENVQILSGVTASDMVITAGAYAMDDGTKVKIGKPPAESAAPKTKGGDD; from the coding sequence ATGAAGCCCTCTCACCCCGTCCGATCGGCCCTGCACGCAGTTGCATCTTCCGCCATCGTATTTTTTCTACCCCTTGGTTGCACAAAGCCGGAGGCCCCGCCCACGCCTGAGGTATATGTCCAGGCCGCTCATCCATCGCAGGGCACCATCTCCGAGCAGATCACCGCAGATGCTACGCTCGCGCCGCTGGCACAGGCCGCCATCTCGCCGAAGATCACCGCTCCTGTAAAGAAGTTCTACGTTCAGCGCGGCTCTCACGTAAAAGCCGGACAGCTTCTGGTTACGCTGGAGAACAGCGACCTGCAAGCCGCGGCGCTCGATAACAAGGGAAGCTATACAGCTGCGCAGGGCGCTTATGCAACTGAGACGCGTGCGCAGGTTCCGGCAAATCTTATCAAGGCGCAAACGGACCTCGCACAGGCCAAGGCTAATCTCGATCTGAACCAGAGCATCGTCAATGGACGTTCGCAGCTCTTCGCTCAGGGCGCGATTCCCGGCCGCGACCTAGATACCGCGAAGGCCGCGCTTGTTCAGGCGCAGGCAGCCTACGACATCGCCAGGCAAAGCCTCGATGCAATTCAACAGGTTGCGGGCAAGGCTGCTCTCGAGAGCGCCCAAGGCCAGCTTACTTCTGCCAAAGGAAAATATCTCGGCGCAGAGGCCCAGTTGAGTTACACCGAGATCCGCAGCCCCATCAACGGCGTGGTCACCGACCGCTCTCTGTTCGCCGGAGAGACCGCACCCGCAGGCGCAGCCGTCGTTACTGTCATGGATACCTCTGCTCTGCTTGCCAAACTGCACATCTCGCAGATGCAGGCGCAGCAGCTCTCACTCGGCGCGGCCGCCACCATCACCATTCCCGGCGTCACCGAGCCAGTCCCGGCCAAGGTCTCGCTCATAAGTCCAGCCCTCGATCCCGGCAGCACCACCGTCGAAGTATGGCTGCGACTTGAGAATCCGAAGGGCCGCTTCAAAGCGGGAACCCCGGTGCATACCACCATTACTGGCCGCACCGCGACCAATGCGCTTCTCATTCCCGCCGAAGCCGTCCAGACCGCGCAGGACGGCTCTTCAAAATCCGTCATGGTCATCGGACCGGACAGCACCGCCCATCATCAGGCTGTTGCGCTGGGCATCCAGACTCCTGAAAACGTTCAAATACTCAGTGGCGTCACTGCCTCCGATATGGTCATCACCGCTGGTGCCTATGCCATGGACGATGGCACCAAAGTAAAGATCGGCAAACCGCCCGCCGAGAGCGCTGCTCCTAAAACCAAGGGCGGTGACGACTGA
- a CDS encoding TolC family protein, translated as MRIFVAGKALLCIGLASASAVASAQQVQAAGAAAPASAITLDQAISRAKANEPNFAAAMAASGVSKLDRSIARSALLPSVIYHNQFLYTQGTGALTPVGPAGTVPTPRFIANNAVHEYTSQGVVSETIGLQQFTALARASAAASLASANLEIARRGLVSTVVSLFYTSLATENKVAVAQRAASEADGFVTQAEQRETAREGAHADVVKAQLQQQQRSRDLADAIVQAQKARLDLGVLLFPDPRSPYTLTMAATPPLPARTDVEAAAAQHNPELQSALASLHESNLGVTAARAAYLPDLSLDFAYGIDAAQFATRNPEGFRNLGYSATATLDIPVWDWFATQHRVKQSQILQHAARVVLSSTQRQLIAQLDEFYAEAVTARGQLESLNLSVQTAAESLRLTRLRYTAGEATVLEVVDAENSLTTAELAREDGTIRYQISLANLQLLTGTI; from the coding sequence ATGCGTATTTTTGTAGCAGGAAAAGCTTTGCTCTGTATTGGTCTGGCATCCGCATCTGCTGTCGCTTCGGCGCAGCAGGTGCAGGCTGCTGGCGCCGCTGCCCCGGCCTCCGCGATTACGTTGGACCAGGCGATCAGCCGCGCCAAGGCGAACGAACCGAACTTTGCCGCGGCTATGGCAGCCAGTGGAGTCAGTAAACTTGACCGCTCGATTGCGCGATCAGCATTGCTGCCCAGCGTTATCTATCACAATCAATTTCTATACACCCAGGGAACGGGAGCGCTGACACCGGTCGGTCCCGCGGGCACGGTGCCCACGCCACGCTTTATTGCGAACAACGCCGTTCATGAGTACACCAGTCAGGGAGTGGTGAGCGAGACCATCGGGTTGCAACAATTTACGGCTCTCGCGCGCGCCTCGGCGGCCGCCTCCCTCGCCAGCGCGAACCTCGAAATTGCGCGTCGAGGACTGGTCTCGACCGTAGTTAGCCTCTTCTATACTTCACTTGCAACGGAAAACAAAGTTGCGGTCGCACAACGCGCCGCCAGCGAAGCCGACGGTTTCGTCACCCAGGCCGAGCAGCGTGAGACTGCACGCGAAGGTGCTCACGCAGACGTAGTGAAGGCGCAGCTTCAGCAGCAGCAGCGCAGTCGCGATCTGGCCGACGCTATTGTTCAGGCGCAGAAAGCGCGGCTCGATCTGGGCGTTCTGCTCTTTCCCGATCCGCGTTCGCCCTATACGCTGACGATGGCGGCCACGCCCCCGCTTCCCGCACGCACCGATGTGGAGGCTGCCGCGGCGCAGCACAATCCCGAATTGCAGAGCGCACTGGCATCGCTGCATGAGAGCAATCTTGGAGTGACGGCTGCACGCGCTGCTTATCTCCCTGACCTTTCACTCGACTTCGCTTACGGCATCGATGCGGCACAGTTCGCAACCAGGAACCCTGAGGGCTTTCGCAACCTCGGCTACTCAGCGACCGCCACGCTCGACATTCCCGTTTGGGACTGGTTTGCGACACAGCATAGGGTCAAACAGAGTCAGATCCTTCAGCACGCTGCTCGCGTCGTATTGAGCTCGACACAACGCCAATTAATCGCGCAGCTCGATGAGTTCTACGCCGAAGCCGTCACCGCACGCGGCCAGCTCGAATCGCTCAATCTCAGTGTCCAGACCGCAGCCGAAAGCTTGCGGCTCACCCGGCTTCGCTACACTGCCGGGGAGGCCACGGTGCTCGAAGTTGTCGATGCGGAGAACTCGCTCACCACGGCAGAGCTAGCCCGCGAAGACGGAACGATCCGCTACCAGATCTCGCTTGCCAATCTCCAGCTTCTGACAGGAACAATCTAA